In Oryzias latipes chromosome 19, ASM223467v1, the genomic stretch TATGGGTTTAAGGGTCCTCAGCGTCCAAAAACTCTTTCTTTGGTGGTGCGACACCGCGGTACCAGGAGCAGGAGCCGTCTGCCCTCTTGACACAGGCGTAGTGGTTAGCCTGGCGTCCGTGCACCTGCTTCTCAATCATCAGGTCTGTCCACAGACACTCCTCAGGAGCGGAAATCGTACAGGGCAGGGAAGGACAGCGGACGATCTGTAGAAACACACAATGCACCTGTACGGTCTGCACAATTTGACAtggagttcatgtgaccaaacTAAAACATGGGCCCCATCAAATGCACTGCAGTAGACAATAAAGCGAGTCTTTTGCATTCTCGCTTGGTTAGCTTGTTAAACGGAACCTCATTTTGGTTTTCAAGCAGTCTTTTAAGATGTTTCATCAAGGATATTCAACCAAATTCAGTTTCTTTGCTAATAACCAGTGAACCTACCAACCATTCCAGACTATCACACTACCGCCACCATGCCTAACTGCTtcaataatctttttttatgaaattctGCAGGAAACATCCATTCTAGAGCAGAGGTCTGAAACTTTTAACTCTTAAAGAATCATTAGGGTCGATTTCCCACTGACTACAACACTTATGTCACCGTTCAGAAAAGTAGTACActgattcatatttatgttaGTGTTTCTATTATGAAAAATTTAATTGAACTAATGCTTCGACATACATAAAACATAATCCTAAAGAgccctttttcaaaaatataaatagttgATAACTAGTCAGTTTCACAAGACTTCCTTCCAAATTAAAAGACATAGTGTCACATAGGATTATTTAAATTCAGAAAATGTAGTCGTAGGtaatgtgatgtcagcagtcgtttaaaaaaaatgtattttaccatTTGAGATCCATCTAAGCCAGAAGTGTCTAAATTTAACAAACAGAGGTAATTTAGTCACCCCTACCGTATTTTTCTAACCATAAGGCACcttgaatttgtttaaaaaagaaatctgcccTAAAAACTGCCAGTGCGTCTTAATTCTGCTTGTGCTTAAAATCTgtttaatttacttttattaaaCTTTACTACTTCCTTACTTTTTACTTgcatttactttttcaaattgaaaacatttcattttaacaagAGAGCCATAAAAGGGGGGGGTAACAAGCCACATGTGGCCGACGCCTCTTCTTAAGGTTAAACGTTTTGTCTTTTAGGTCTATCTATATAAGTTTTAGATGGAACCAagatgtttttgtcaaatgtgaaatgggaaattgtcctGCTTGTTTTGAACTCTGTAGATCCACTTTAGAAAAGTCTGGTTTCTTTTAAACATGAACTCTGACCTTTACAGATACAAATAagatctgcagttttttttttcttatgccCTCCTGGATAAAAGGCTGTTGTGCTCTTGTAACAAGCAAAGTTCAACAGCTTTACAAACTTACAAAATTAAAATCTAGAATTTTCTAACTGATGAAGGTCGCCATTATCATCCAGCGTGCGCTTCAGTGTTTAGACAGGTGAATATGAATTTTTCTGGATTAACACTGAaggtacatttaaaaataaataaaaaaaacaaaacctaaagtTGTAAAgaataaatgtgacaaaaacacactaaaattatccaataaacaaaaagaacattaaaaatcTCTTTCTGTGGTTCTGTGGATTTTTGGActattgtttttctgagtctCAGACCACTTTCTGTACTTTCTCAGCAGCAACATCAACCTTGAGCTCCTTTCACAAATTCTGAGATCTTCTCTGAAAAGTTTCCAAATAAAAGCTCTTTGCACCCaaacaaattcaattcaatcccACCAGACTAAACTGAAGACTTCAAGGAGAGGTTTGAGATGATAGCTAAAAAACGTGGAATTGGCCTCAATATATCTGAGGTTTTATGTTcaattaattttatatttttgcttgATTCTTAAGTGAAATGCTTATTTTGGTTTACTTTTAGAAACAACACAATCAATAACTACTGTTATTTCAGAGTATAAGTCACGTTATTTTGCATAGTGCGTCTTATACTCTGAAGCGACTTAGAGTCCGAAAAATATGCTAGTAGTTTGAGACACGGCATATATTTTCAGACAGACTTTTTTTATCCTAATAGTGAGACCCTATAGATTTTTAGTGCTCATTActgatgtaaaaacaaagaaaacgttGACAATCTGAACCAAATTCCAGAAGGTAGTGGATAAAACATTGGCTCCTTCTGTCTGTTATGTCTGGATTCAACCTCCAAATATCTGCTGCCGTTTTCTTTCCACCCAGGCAGATAAACCAAACATACCCAGATGGCCTTCTGCTGCCTTACCTTGCAGTCGCAGCCCATCTGGTAACGCTGGCTGAGGCTCTTCTTTTGAGTGGCGCTCAAGGAGTCCCACAGCATGATGTAATCACAGAGGGTCACATGCATGCTCCCGTCTGCCTCCGCCTTGCCTGGAAAAGAACATGAAATGATGCACAACTTCAAAATAACAGATGTGATCAAAGATttagacaaaacaacaaaaaaacaagataaagcaGTGCCACCTCCATCACATTTGACTGCAAATCCCCCCCACAGCAAACTCTTCATCCATTTAAGAGAAGATGAATCATTTCAGAAGATGCAGtgctcagcagaaaatgaaCTGGGTCCCAGATCTGGAGTGTGTGCGCTGGAAAGCACTGGCTTCAGCGGTTCCATCCCCTACAACTCTCTGTAATTAGGGGCGAGTGTTTGCGGGTGCATCACTCCGAGTTATGGAGAAACCAGAGCCTGAATGACATCACGATCTTTTGTGTCTCCTCCGCTCGCTGCGCCGTCTCGTTCTGATGCTGAGTCGCTTATTTTGTGCACACTTCATTTGTGTTTAGTTGTAGTTCCGTGTTTAAGCGTTTGATAGAACAAAGCTGCTtgtagaaatggaaaaaaatgtgtcaaggAAAATAATCTAAGAACCCAGTTTCCAAAAGGATTAGGTTTTCTTTGGTCTGaaactttactttaattttgtttcatgTTGATAAATTaattcataagaaaaataataaatatgcaTTTCTCTGTGAAATCATGTAAAAGGATTTCAAAAGTCTGAAGAACCTACCATAATTAAAGGTTCTAAGAAGGACCTGAGTAAAGATCAAAGTGGAAACAAATTCTGGCATATGATTCATCCTTGTAATGCTACCAAGTATTCTGGTTATAGGTTCAGTTTGgataaatagcaaaacaaatgaaatgtttctttttaattagtTTAGCCCAGGTTAATTTTTGGAGAATCCTTTGAATTATTTAATATGTTGACAGGATTAATCTGACTCTTAGAggcactccaatgaaaaccatctttttaacatgttcttttgcattttctgatgacggaggacatatatgaagtaAATTAAGATTattgttgcatttctgagtatttctttattcaaattgttatgaatcaggagcagacgaaacaaaaaatgatgttttataAAGAGCTTGGCTCAATGCTGAGCGGGGCACAATCACTCTGCTTTGCTCCGTTCTAacgcatccacttgcagacaaatagatccatatacgtcttcgttttcctcgtttgagctgggatctggatcaaaactgtacatctggatagctgcaacattgctcaccatttttgttgcaccataaTGTTAAattcgaatgaactcctgccactctgcaaaaaaacgacgtcctagaaaacatctgggtgttttttatttggcaaaaaacaacaaattcatcattaaaaggccactgggggTGCTTTGtataatagtttaaaagataattggagtgggactttaaaatcatCTTGTGTTCAAACTTTTACTTGACAttacttttagaaaaacaaaacaaagcaaataaagTTTTGGTTTGTTAATAAGTTGCAGGtacttttttaacttgtggCTTCAAATATACTTTGATTTGACTATTTAGAGTTATTTGATTGCAGATTATTCAAAAGCGATCTTGAGTCAAAGATTACAAAGATCAAAGATGAAATAAGATAAGTCACCTTTCTCTTTTACAGCGACATTTAACATGAGCGGACAACAGAAAAATCTTCATCTTTTCCCAACTTTAAAAAAGCCAACAGTAAGTAATTCGACATCAGTTTGCCTGGAGAGAAGTGTGAAGAACAGGAGCAGTTCTGGGGCAAACATTACCGGTGCTAAGGCCGGCTGAAGTGTGCAACAGTGACGGACATCTACCCGCAGGGCAGGAGATGACATCTATTTCAAACATCcagcttttctttgaatttcATGCATTACAATAATGcagaacaaacaaatatttctgttttttttttactaaataattgaaaaaggaaaacctttTGACCAGCAGCTCCATTCAAGCATCCTGTTAGCTTTTACTTGACATGTAAAGTATTGATTTTGTATCCATGCAAAAACCGCAGAcaagaaacccttgaagtcatTTCAATGCTTTGATGAGACAttgtaaattcattttttttagaaccaCATTTTGGACTAAATAAACGTCAGCTTACCTACAGGTAGAACAGgttgttctgttttcagcttttaattttctgtgtctacagaaaaaaacatttctctttgaGTTTAGGAGTCTTGTGGATGTGAACAGAGGCTAAAAGCCAGACAATGTCCCTCCTCGTCTCCGAGGGGTTTAGTCAGAACGGTATCATTACCCATAATAGCATAAACACATCACCCTTCTGTTCTGCATCCGCTCTCAAGTTGGTCTGCGCTTACACCTGCTTTTCTGTATCACAACCATCTGTTTGGAAATTCCTGTGGCTCGCCCGtccttctgtctgtctgcatttgTATTCTTTCACATCAAGTTCATGTGTTGAGCATTCCTCATCCTCCCAAAAACATAAGAgcgtttttctttaattgtcatctttaaattctttcttttctgcaaTATGTTTCGAaattaatacataaataatttgGTTTCCACCTGCATTTAAGTGATTTAAGAGACCGTTTACTCTGCTTTGGCTGAGTTGGGATAGGTTCAATTCCTGTGACCCTAATCAGGACAGAGTAGGAACAGAACATTCTTTTCTTCGTtattactttcatttttatagCCTATTTTATTGGAATTTTAaatagttgaaaataaaaaccaaaatccAACAAACCTGAGATCAGATATTCTTTCTTGCCGGTGGCATCCAGGGTAACACCACAGACGGCAGAAACCGGAGCAGTGAAGACGGCCTCGATGTCCTGGTTGGGCCCCTTGAACATCTAAAAGACCCAATTTAGAATGTTGGAATAAAccgttttattaaataaaaataaaatagaacacaaaaagtttttttttgtcttttttttttttaccttgattTGTTTGATGTCATACTGGATCCTCTTGATGGGGTTTCCATAGATGTCATTCCCAGAGACCACCTCTCTTTCTCCCACCACCTTGGCACGAATCACTGgtaggaaaaagaagaagcatgCTGTCAGGTAAAgaagtctttcatttaaaaaaataagattaatatatttttaatcaaatttttatTAGTCAataaaaactgctaaaaaaaaggctgattcTGCAAAATGTTTGGACTTCCTTAATGAGTAGCTTTCTACATTAACACAAAATCCATTTTGAATAGTTTGAAACAAATATAATACGGTCAAGTTAATGAAAACTGAAAAGCAggtataaaaaatgtttgaaatatgcaataaaaaaatcaaatcttgGCCTGGATTTctcaaaggcttttattttttagtagtATATTCTtaacgacaaaaacacaacaagaaaaTAATAAGAAAGGACAAACATAATTAGTCACTGATactttaatctgcacttttagCCTATTGATTTGACATTAAAATTAAGTtacatttgtttctttcaaatttGTCATTATAGCTCATATTTGCAGGAAACAAAACTTACAGATGAAATGCTGATCATACCAagaaaacaataacaataaaaaagcaaaattctttttttttctcatgtaaaTTAGATTTTGACATTAAGCTTAAGGGGTTAAACTGAATAAAACgtaaatgtcttatttttattttcattttgtttatttttcaattatatattttttaaaaacgatGGTATTTCTAAAAACAGCGATATTTGACCACAGGTAGATTTAACAAGCCCATACATTGGAACCCTCAAAACAAAATTTGCTGCCGcactgtttaaaataaaaccgtTAAAAGTTACATAATgatatgctaaaaaaaaaacaatctggtccaaatcacatgacaaagctTTCAAAtccaacatgaacattaaaatagagcaaaaaacCCATCAACAGCATGAGACAAACTGGTCTAATGCAAAAGAGATGTGTCAAAATGCACAGTTTCATGTTTATTCGAGCTGCTAAGAAATCTCAGAgatattttcaaagtaaaagttgctctcactcacaatttattttaaatttatttttaaagtaatttctcCATGTATGAGGTGCAACATTCTCCATTACCACACTACTTTTTCAAATACCCATGCATTAAGAAAAAGgcaaatactttctttttatttgttcacagttTTTGTATTTCAAGCTTTGAAACAAACTATTTTCCAGTGATAGTGTCTCTGTTGTGTTTATGGCTTTTTTGTTAGCCCTAAGAAGAAATGAGTTCTGCATGAACTAAATCTGTTAAGATAAATCAAAAACTACAATTAGTTTGTAATAAAGGTTTCAAGCGAAAGAACCCTTAGTAATTGCACCAAAAGACACACAATTACTTTCTGAACCCATTAGGTCAGAAAATTTAAGATCAGAATTGAGCGAGTCATCATTTACATTATGATTCGTCCTTATGATGTGAAACATTAAGAatcacttaagaaaaaaaatacatttgaccaAATTAATTAAACTAGCAAAATCATTAATGAAATATCAGCTTCTGACTTCAACTTCATTTTACTGCCTGAACCAGTTAAAGACACTCAAAATTCaagttttgtcatttcaaaTACCAGTAAAtgtgccctgcaacagaccAGCCTGACTAGCCTTTGCTCAACAGTagttggataggctccagcaacccagagTATGTAGGCCCTTTGTTAAATCTGTCATTTGAACAGGGACAGCTGACTCTGAAGAAGGATAGATAAGTAAATGGTGTTAAGTGTATAAGAGCACTGGAcaaagtgagtgtgacatcccctatagaaaatggtttatttctggTTTCtaccaaataaagtcaattaagtaacctttttttctgcaatatgGACGCTGCCATGTTGAAGCCAGAAATTGTCAATAAATAGTACTGGATCCGAGCCAGTCTGAGTGAACATTTCTATTGAAATCAATAGTGAGCTTATAAGAAGGCCAAGTGAGCTTTGGAGAATCTGCCAatcaaagttttcaaatgctCAACGTGGGAGGTACACACGTTCacggaggcatctgattggtcagtttaaagCTGGAATAACTTCCACTACAGTTTACTTCTTAGGAGAAGTCTATGGAACTTTGGCTTCTTGGATCCAGCAATTACTTCATGATTGGAACatgaaaggggaggggtcactcagtcccaTTCTCATATACAATCAATGGTTAAGTGACATGACCCTAGTGGTAACTTGGTGAACTGCATCTAGCTCTGGTccagttgaaaaacaaaagagctCGCTTGTGGTaggacaacattttaaaatgttgttcataagcaaataaataaaacacgtGGCAAAATCAAAATTGAGAAGAAAAACCAGAGCCAataaaatttttacattttcaacaatAAATGGGCTGACTTacagaaaaactaaaagtttCTATGTTCCCAAAGATGGAGAGTGTGATTAATAATTTCACATTTTAGGAAAAGCGGTTTcacaaagaaaccaaaacagtTTCAATGTGTTCTGATGTTTATGCAAATGTGCAG encodes the following:
- the timp2 gene encoding metalloproteinase inhibitor 2 precursor, with protein sequence MPFSVNGILGTLALLLLLWRAEELAEACSCAPVHPQEAFCHADVVIRAKVVGEREVVSGNDIYGNPIKRIQYDIKQIKMFKGPNQDIEAVFTAPVSAVCGVTLDATGKKEYLISGKAEADGSMHVTLCDYIMLWDSLSATQKKSLSQRYQMGCDCKIVRCPSLPCTISAPEECLWTDLMIEKQVHGRQANHYACVKRADGSCSWYRGVAPPKKEFLDAEDP